The proteins below are encoded in one region of Microbispora sp. NBC_01189:
- a CDS encoding polysaccharide deacetylase family protein, whose protein sequence is MRRRVAVAGAALLPVAAHVAPGATWLPAVRRLLPALAGEGRPGHVALTFDDGPDPRSTPLFLDELARLGCRATFFMLGEMLDRHPGLGRSVARAGHEVAVHGWHHVNALVARPGRVAAEMGRAARLVAEVTGARPAWYRPPYGVLSAEALLAAWRHGLRPVLWTAWGEDWTRRATPESVLRTLAPGLRGGATLLLHDCDHASAPGSWRSALGALPEVAGRCRAAGLRIGPLGCHLV, encoded by the coding sequence ATGAGACGTCGCGTGGCCGTCGCCGGGGCGGCGCTGCTGCCCGTCGCGGCGCATGTCGCGCCGGGCGCGACCTGGCTGCCCGCCGTCCGCCGCCTGCTGCCCGCCCTCGCGGGCGAGGGACGTCCCGGGCACGTCGCGCTGACCTTCGACGACGGGCCCGATCCCCGGTCGACCCCACTGTTCCTCGACGAACTCGCCCGGCTGGGCTGCCGGGCGACGTTCTTCATGCTGGGCGAGATGCTCGACCGTCATCCCGGCCTCGGGCGGAGCGTCGCGCGGGCCGGGCACGAGGTGGCCGTGCACGGCTGGCATCACGTGAACGCTCTGGTCGCCCGGCCGGGCCGGGTCGCGGCGGAGATGGGCCGCGCCGCGCGCCTCGTCGCCGAGGTCACCGGCGCGCGGCCCGCCTGGTACCGCCCGCCGTACGGCGTGCTCAGTGCCGAGGCGCTGCTGGCGGCGTGGCGGCACGGCCTGCGCCCGGTGCTGTGGACGGCGTGGGGCGAGGACTGGACGCGGCGGGCCACGCCGGAGTCGGTGCTGCGGACCCTGGCGCCCGGCCTGCGGGGCGGCGCCACGCTGCTGCTGCACGACTGCGACCACGCCTCCGCCCCCGGGTCGTGGCGCTCGGCGCTCGGCGCGCTGCCCGAGGTGGCCGGCCGCTGCCGCGCCGCCGGACTGCGGATCGGGCCGCTCGGCTGCCACCTTGTGTGA
- the hpnC gene encoding squalene synthase HpnC: protein MSAADVRDAARRENFPVASRLLPLGYRRDLMAVYGFARYVDDAGDEADPEERPALLDAVEADLGRLYAGGVPRLPAVRALTPLVARRAVPSAPFLHLVEANRRDQVVRRYDTFAQLLGYCELSANPVGRIVLHVFGLATPERARLSDLVCSALQVIEHCQDVAEDHARGRVYLPAEDLRRFGAGEADLAAPHASPRLRRVIALQARRAATLLDEGMPLLETLRGFARTAVAGYVAGGRAQLVALERRRHDVLGGAPRARRHAVLREWVRVLKEVDGDGSRRDP from the coding sequence ATGTCCGCAGCGGACGTACGCGACGCCGCGCGCCGGGAGAACTTCCCGGTGGCCTCCCGGCTGCTCCCGCTCGGGTACCGCCGCGACCTCATGGCGGTGTACGGGTTCGCCCGATACGTGGACGACGCCGGCGACGAGGCGGACCCCGAGGAGCGGCCCGCCCTGCTCGACGCAGTGGAGGCCGATCTCGGCCGCCTGTACGCGGGCGGCGTCCCGCGCCTGCCGGCCGTACGCGCGCTGACGCCGCTGGTCGCCCGCCGGGCCGTGCCGAGCGCTCCGTTCCTGCACCTGGTCGAGGCCAACCGGCGCGACCAGGTGGTGCGGCGCTACGACACGTTCGCCCAACTGCTGGGCTACTGCGAGCTGTCGGCCAACCCGGTCGGCCGGATCGTGCTGCACGTGTTCGGGCTGGCGACGCCCGAGCGGGCGCGGCTGTCCGACCTCGTCTGCTCGGCGCTCCAGGTGATCGAGCACTGCCAGGACGTGGCCGAGGACCACGCCCGCGGCCGCGTCTACCTCCCTGCGGAGGACCTGCGCAGGTTCGGCGCCGGGGAGGCCGACCTGGCCGCGCCGCACGCCTCCCCGCGGCTGCGCCGGGTGATCGCCCTGCAGGCCCGCCGCGCGGCCACCCTGCTCGACGAGGGGATGCCGCTGCTGGAGACCCTGCGCGGGTTCGCGCGCACGGCGGTGGCCGGTTACGTCGCGGGTGGCCGGGCGCAACTCGTGGCGCTCGAACGCCGCCGGCACGACGTGCTGGGCGGCGCCCCGCGTGCCCGCCGCCACGCGGTGCTGCGCGAGTGGGTGCGGGTGCTGAAGGAGGTGGACGGTGACGGTTCCCGGCGCGATCCCTGA
- a CDS encoding SPW repeat protein, protein MVGPTGIERHPDIAELRQTYDRAGSTAPAQVLEGLSFLAGLYLALSPWIVGFFRFPGLTISNLITGLVVSALALGLASAFGRTYGMGWLIPLLGVWALVSPWVVRGGGEATTGTIWNNVVTGIVIFALGAAALGMAQVYRRHERGERSGHRLGNW, encoded by the coding sequence ATGGTTGGACCTACCGGCATCGAGCGTCACCCCGACATCGCCGAACTGCGCCAGACCTACGACCGGGCGGGTTCGACGGCTCCCGCTCAGGTACTGGAAGGGCTGTCCTTCCTGGCGGGTCTCTACCTGGCCCTCTCGCCCTGGATCGTCGGGTTCTTTCGCTTCCCCGGGCTGACCATCAGCAATCTGATCACCGGCCTCGTGGTCAGTGCCCTGGCACTCGGGCTCGCGTCCGCCTTCGGACGCACCTACGGCATGGGGTGGCTGATCCCGCTACTCGGCGTGTGGGCGCTGGTCTCGCCCTGGGTGGTGCGCGGGGGAGGCGAGGCCACCACCGGCACCATCTGGAACAACGTCGTGACCGGCATCGTGATCTTCGCGCTCGGCGCCGCCGCGCTGGGCATGGCGCAGGTGTACCGCCGGCACGAGCGGGGCGAGCGGAGCGGGCACCGGCTCGGCAACTGGTGA
- the hpnE gene encoding hydroxysqualene dehydroxylase HpnE, giving the protein MTGLPHNPDGPDGLGGPGGAVPPVAVIGGGLAGIAATLAVAEAGWPVTLYEARPRLGGATHSFARGGLTADNGQHVFLRCCTAYLGLLDRLGGTGRVRLQERFDVRVLTPHGERGRLRRSSLPGPFHLLPALARYRLLSPADRLRAVRGALALRGLDPAAPALDRAALGGWLAARGQRETVRRALWDLFAVAALNIAADEAALGPAAMVFRTALLGRADAADIGVPSVPLGELHGGAALTAIARAGGTVRMPAKAEAILPAPPGLRGPSVFVGGARVETSAVVVAVPHGQAARLVPAEAAPDRDAWAGLGASPIVNVHVVYDRPVTSLPFAAAVGSPVQWIFDRTAAGGLTRGQYLTLSVSAARHWIDVPTAAMRAVFVPELERLLPATRTVRLLDFFITRERRATFRQGPGSGGLRPGAATRWPGLFLAGAWTGTGWPDTMEGAVRSGLEAARLVVRHLRHDRRMERAR; this is encoded by the coding sequence ATGACCGGCCTCCCGCACAACCCGGACGGCCCGGACGGCCTGGGCGGCCCCGGCGGCGCGGTCCCGCCCGTGGCGGTGATCGGCGGCGGCCTCGCCGGGATCGCCGCGACCCTGGCCGTCGCGGAGGCCGGGTGGCCGGTGACCCTGTACGAGGCGCGGCCCCGGCTCGGCGGGGCCACCCACTCCTTCGCCCGCGGCGGCCTGACCGCCGACAACGGCCAGCACGTCTTCCTGCGCTGCTGCACGGCGTACCTCGGCCTGCTCGACCGGCTCGGCGGGACCGGGCGGGTGCGCCTGCAGGAGCGCTTCGACGTGCGGGTGCTGACCCCGCACGGCGAGCGGGGGCGGCTGCGCCGGTCCTCGCTGCCCGGGCCGTTCCACCTGCTCCCCGCGCTCGCGCGCTACCGGCTGCTGTCCCCCGCCGACCGCCTGCGGGCGGTGCGCGGCGCGCTGGCGCTGCGCGGGCTCGACCCGGCCGCGCCCGCGCTGGACCGGGCCGCGCTCGGCGGCTGGCTGGCCGCCCGGGGCCAGCGGGAGACCGTGCGGCGCGCCCTGTGGGACCTGTTCGCGGTGGCCGCGCTCAACATCGCCGCCGACGAGGCGGCGCTCGGGCCCGCGGCCATGGTGTTCCGTACGGCCCTGCTCGGCCGCGCCGACGCCGCGGACATCGGCGTGCCGTCCGTGCCGCTCGGGGAACTGCACGGCGGCGCGGCGCTGACCGCCATCGCACGGGCCGGCGGCACGGTGCGGATGCCGGCGAAGGCCGAGGCGATCCTGCCGGCCCCACCCGGCCTGCGGGGGCCGTCGGTCTTCGTCGGCGGCGCGCGGGTGGAGACCTCCGCCGTCGTCGTCGCCGTACCCCACGGGCAGGCCGCGCGGCTCGTACCGGCCGAGGCGGCGCCGGACCGCGACGCGTGGGCGGGGCTCGGGGCGAGCCCGATCGTCAACGTGCACGTCGTCTACGACCGGCCGGTCACCAGCCTGCCGTTCGCCGCGGCCGTCGGCTCTCCGGTGCAGTGGATCTTCGACCGGACGGCGGCGGGCGGGCTGACCCGGGGGCAGTACCTGACACTGTCGGTGTCGGCGGCCCGGCACTGGATCGACGTGCCCACGGCCGCGATGCGCGCGGTGTTCGTGCCGGAGCTGGAGCGGCTGCTCCCGGCCACGCGGACGGTGCGGCTGCTCGACTTCTTCATCACCAGGGAACGGCGGGCGACCTTCCGCCAGGGCCCGGGGAGCGGCGGGCTGCGCCCCGGCGCGGCCACCCGGTGGCCGGGGCTGTTCCTGGCCGGCGCCTGGACCGGCACCGGCTGGCCCGACACGATGGAGGGCGCCGTGCGCAGCGGCCTGGAGGCGGCCCGCCTGGTGGTGCGGCACCTCCGGCACGACAGGCGAATGGAGCGGGCCCGGTGA
- a CDS encoding DMT family transporter: MIAVVLAVLAAAANAVASVLQRRAARGMPPGEAFRLGLILHLLRSSAWLGGIGALIAGFLLQAAALSSGGLALVQPLLVAELPITMLVAGWMFRIRVSPMTWLAVAALTAGLAGFLGAASPTPGDRLPGVLGWTISAGVTAGLVAGCVAVAIASGGATRAVLLGVSAGLGFAYTAVLMKRTVEVLPDGLRALSGAWSLYAMVAAGLCSLFLLQNALHSGPLVAVQPALTVTDPVASTVYGVALFGEGIRTGPWVLPELTGMALILYGSVLLSRHAPLRERVGTP; the protein is encoded by the coding sequence ATGATCGCTGTTGTCCTGGCGGTGCTCGCCGCGGCGGCCAACGCCGTCGCGTCGGTGCTGCAGCGCCGGGCCGCCCGCGGCATGCCCCCCGGCGAGGCGTTCCGGCTGGGGCTGATCCTGCACCTGCTGCGCAGTTCCGCCTGGCTGGGCGGCATCGGGGCGCTGATCGCCGGGTTCCTGCTGCAGGCCGCCGCGCTCTCGTCCGGCGGCCTCGCCCTCGTGCAGCCCCTGCTCGTCGCGGAGCTGCCGATCACGATGCTGGTGGCGGGCTGGATGTTCCGGATCCGCGTCTCGCCGATGACGTGGCTGGCCGTCGCGGCGCTGACGGCGGGGCTGGCCGGGTTCCTCGGGGCGGCCTCCCCCACTCCGGGCGACCGCCTGCCGGGCGTGCTGGGCTGGACGATCTCGGCGGGCGTGACCGCCGGGCTCGTGGCCGGCTGCGTGGCGGTCGCGATCGCCTCCGGCGGCGCCACCCGCGCCGTGCTGCTCGGGGTCTCCGCCGGGCTCGGGTTCGCCTACACCGCCGTGCTGATGAAACGCACCGTCGAGGTGCTGCCCGACGGGCTGCGGGCCCTGTCCGGCGCCTGGTCGCTGTACGCCATGGTGGCCGCCGGACTGTGCAGTCTGTTCCTGCTGCAGAACGCCCTGCACAGCGGGCCCCTCGTCGCCGTGCAGCCGGCGCTGACCGTGACCGACCCCGTCGCCAGCACGGTGTACGGCGTGGCCCTCTTCGGCGAGGGCATCCGCACCGGCCCGTGGGTGCTGCCCGAGCTGACGGGCATGGCCCTCATCCTGTACGGCAGCGTGCTGCTGTCGCGGCACGCGCCGCTGCGGGAGAGAGTCGGGACACCGTGA
- a CDS encoding D-aminoacylase, whose protein sequence is MTGTPRFDLLVRGGLVVDGTGRPARPADVGVSGGRLTVLPPGSSSGSSPGSAPGSGAGAAEVLDARGRVVSPGFVDVHTHSDGVALLGPPGDGRSGSASGSASGRELVRASVLQGVTTEICGNCGSSLFPALPERLPAMRAETRIAFGGDVGAYADFAGFATAHAGVPRANHLASLVGHGTLRAGVLGPVDRPARPAELRAMCALLDASLAQGAAGLSTGLIYTPGSYAGTAEVVALAEVAARHGKPYVTHLRDEMSRVEEALEEAIEISRRSGAALHVSHHKTAGRYAWGRTERTLPRLAELRAGGMDVTCDVYPYTAGSTALAAMLPPWANDGGLRALTARLGDPAQRDRMRRAIAEGVPGWENTVGNGGWDRISVACAPRHPRAEGATIADLAAAAGADPLDVAADLLVAEDGEVTIISHSMIEDDVRRVLAAPYAMIGSDGVPKPGGRPHPRWAGTFPRVLGRYVRELGLLGLEEAVHKMTGMAAARFGLTGRGVIRDGAHADLVVFDPAAVADLATFTEPLLPPAGVGAVVVGGAVVVRDGEETGARPGRVLAL, encoded by the coding sequence GTGACGGGGACGCCTCGCTTCGATCTCCTCGTCCGGGGCGGGCTGGTGGTCGACGGCACCGGCCGCCCGGCCCGGCCCGCCGACGTCGGGGTCTCCGGCGGGCGGCTGACCGTGCTGCCCCCCGGCTCATCGTCGGGCTCATCGCCGGGCTCTGCGCCGGGCTCTGGGGCCGGCGCCGCCGAGGTGCTCGACGCCCGCGGGCGGGTCGTCTCCCCCGGCTTCGTCGACGTCCACACGCACTCCGACGGCGTCGCCCTGCTCGGCCCGCCCGGCGACGGCAGGTCCGGCAGTGCTTCCGGCAGTGCTTCCGGGCGCGAGCTGGTGCGGGCCTCGGTGCTGCAGGGGGTCACCACCGAGATCTGCGGCAACTGCGGGTCGAGCCTCTTCCCGGCTCTGCCGGAGCGGCTGCCCGCGATGCGGGCCGAGACCCGGATCGCCTTCGGCGGCGACGTCGGCGCGTACGCCGACTTCGCGGGGTTCGCCACCGCGCACGCCGGAGTGCCCCGGGCCAACCACCTGGCCTCGCTCGTCGGCCACGGCACCCTCCGGGCGGGCGTGCTCGGCCCGGTGGACCGGCCCGCCCGGCCCGCCGAGCTGCGCGCGATGTGCGCGCTGCTCGACGCGTCCCTGGCGCAGGGCGCCGCCGGCCTGTCCACCGGCCTCATCTACACCCCCGGCTCGTACGCCGGCACCGCCGAGGTGGTGGCGCTGGCGGAGGTGGCCGCCCGGCACGGCAAGCCGTACGTGACGCACCTGCGCGACGAGATGTCGCGGGTGGAGGAGGCGCTGGAGGAGGCGATCGAGATCTCCCGGCGCAGCGGCGCGGCGCTGCACGTGTCGCACCACAAGACGGCCGGGCGGTACGCCTGGGGCCGCACCGAGCGCACGCTGCCGCGACTCGCGGAGCTGCGCGCGGGCGGCATGGACGTCACCTGCGACGTCTACCCCTACACGGCGGGCAGCACGGCGCTGGCCGCGATGCTGCCGCCGTGGGCGAACGACGGCGGGCTGCGCGCCCTGACCGCGCGGCTCGGCGACCCCGCCCAGCGCGACCGGATGCGCCGGGCCATCGCCGAGGGCGTGCCCGGCTGGGAGAACACGGTCGGCAACGGCGGCTGGGACCGGATCTCGGTGGCCTGCGCGCCCCGTCATCCGCGGGCCGAGGGCGCGACGATCGCCGACCTCGCCGCCGCCGCGGGCGCCGACCCGCTCGACGTGGCCGCCGACCTGCTGGTCGCCGAGGACGGCGAGGTGACGATCATCAGCCATTCCATGATCGAGGATGACGTGCGCCGGGTGCTGGCCGCGCCGTACGCGATGATCGGCTCCGACGGCGTGCCGAAGCCCGGCGGGCGCCCGCACCCGCGCTGGGCCGGGACCTTCCCCCGGGTGCTCGGCCGGTACGTACGCGAGCTCGGGCTGCTCGGCCTGGAGGAGGCGGTGCACAAGATGACCGGGATGGCGGCGGCGCGCTTCGGGCTGACCGGGCGGGGCGTGATCCGCGACGGCGCGCACGCCGACCTGGTGGTGTTCGACCCGGCGGCGGTGGCCGACCTGGCCACCTTCACCGAGCCGCTGCTGCCGCCCGCGGGCGTCGGCGCGGTGGTGGTCGGCGGAGCGGTCGTCGTGCGCGACGGAGAGGAGACGGGCGCCCGCCCGGGACGGGTGCTGGCCCTGTGA
- a CDS encoding serine hydrolase, with translation MPGDMPGDMPGDMPGEVRERLAGVAAACPGTLAVCVPGLLGVNEDVVLPLASTGKVLLLAALARDVAAGAVDPAEPVGLLDEDYAGGSGLLTELSARRWSIGDLAVLTASVSDNTATNALLRRLGLPRVDAAAAALGLTGTRVHDRIREPRLPAHPPAFATGTARELAGLMRSVAHGREPWQRLLLGWMACNTDRGLVPALLPHEPEDREPPRVLPYAAGVWVANKTGTDAGTRADVGVIAAARWEGYAVLAHGPEGSEQALVRAVRQAGLAVAATVAAAVAIT, from the coding sequence GTGCCCGGTGACATGCCCGGTGACATGCCCGGTGACATGCCGGGCGAGGTGCGGGAGCGGCTGGCCGGGGTGGCGGCGGCCTGCCCCGGGACGCTGGCCGTGTGCGTGCCCGGCCTGCTCGGGGTGAACGAGGACGTGGTGCTGCCGCTCGCCAGCACGGGCAAGGTGCTGCTGCTCGCCGCGCTCGCGCGGGACGTCGCGGCCGGCGCGGTCGACCCGGCCGAGCCGGTCGGGCTGCTCGACGAGGACTACGCGGGGGGTTCTGGCCTGCTCACCGAGCTGTCGGCCCGCCGCTGGAGCATCGGCGACCTCGCCGTGCTGACCGCGTCCGTCAGCGACAACACGGCGACGAACGCGCTGCTGCGGCGGCTCGGGCTCCCCCGGGTGGACGCCGCGGCCGCCGCGCTCGGGCTGACCGGGACCCGCGTCCACGACAGGATCCGGGAACCGCGGCTGCCCGCGCACCCGCCCGCGTTCGCCACCGGGACGGCCCGCGAGCTCGCCGGCCTCATGCGGTCCGTGGCGCACGGCCGGGAGCCGTGGCAGCGGCTGCTGCTCGGCTGGATGGCCTGCAACACCGACCGGGGCCTGGTCCCGGCGCTGCTGCCGCACGAGCCGGAGGACCGCGAGCCGCCGCGCGTGCTGCCGTACGCCGCCGGGGTGTGGGTGGCGAACAAGACCGGCACGGACGCCGGGACGCGGGCCGACGTCGGCGTGATCGCGGCGGCCCGGTGGGAGGGCTACGCGGTGCTCGCGCACGGGCCGGAAGGCTCCGAGCAGGCCCTCGTGCGGGCCGTGCGGCAGGCCGGCCTCGCCGTGGCCGCCACCGTCGCCGCCGCCGTGGCCATCACCTGA
- a CDS encoding amino acid ABC transporter ATP-binding protein, producing MVRIRAVRKRFGPLEVLKGIDLDVPAGSVVCVVGPSGSGKSTLLRCVNRLETIDSGRIWVNGELMGYAERGGRLHALRPAELSRQQRGIGMVFQRFHLFPHRTAIENVMEGPVTVLRTPAARARRQAAELLERVGLADRAHHYPAQLSGGQQQRVAIARSLAMRPSLMLFDEPTSALDPELVQEVLAVMRDLAASGMTMMVVTHEMSFAREVGDQLVFMDDGVIVERGDPREVLAAPRHDRLRAFLGQVL from the coding sequence ATGGTGCGGATCCGCGCCGTACGCAAGCGGTTCGGCCCGCTGGAGGTGCTCAAAGGCATCGACCTCGACGTCCCCGCCGGCTCGGTGGTGTGCGTCGTCGGGCCGTCCGGGTCGGGCAAGTCGACGCTGCTGCGCTGCGTCAACCGCCTGGAGACGATCGACTCCGGCCGCATCTGGGTGAACGGCGAGCTGATGGGCTACGCCGAGCGCGGCGGGCGGCTGCACGCGCTGCGCCCGGCCGAGCTGTCCCGCCAGCAGCGCGGCATCGGCATGGTGTTCCAGCGGTTCCATCTGTTCCCGCACCGCACCGCGATCGAGAACGTCATGGAGGGGCCGGTCACCGTGCTCCGCACGCCCGCCGCGCGGGCCCGGCGGCAGGCGGCGGAACTGCTGGAGCGGGTCGGCCTGGCCGACCGCGCGCACCACTACCCCGCGCAGCTGTCGGGGGGCCAGCAGCAGCGCGTGGCGATCGCCCGCAGCCTGGCCATGCGGCCCAGCCTGATGCTGTTCGACGAGCCGACCAGCGCGCTCGACCCCGAGCTCGTGCAGGAGGTGCTCGCCGTCATGCGGGACCTCGCGGCCAGCGGCATGACGATGATGGTCGTCACCCACGAGATGAGCTTCGCCCGCGAGGTCGGCGACCAGCTCGTCTTCATGGACGACGGCGTCATCGTGGAGCGGGGTGACCCCCGCGAGGTGCTCGCGGCGCCCCGGCACGACCGGCTGCGCGCCTTCCTGGGACAGGTCCTGTGA
- a CDS encoding phytoene/squalene synthase family protein, with amino-acid sequence MTVPGAIPDPVPEPLAGAASDLPAGRVPGTGPGPMPVSRAYGHCEHVVRTRARNFAYGIRLLPPPKRRALSTVYALARRIDDVGDEAGPVAERLERLEQERRRLRALTALPESPGPGLTAIGPVPADVTADPVMVALGDAAARFPLPLEAFEELIDGCAADVAGARYRCHDDLVGYCRQVAGSIGRLSLGVFGLAGGALASDGARVLRRAAGRADALGVALQLTNILRDLREDRCADRIYLPADDLRRFGCTLGLDARGSFTDPPERLAGLIRFEAARALGWYAEGMRLIPLLDRRSAACTAAMAGIYRRLLGRIAADPARVLAGRLSLAPWVKAMVAARALTGAAQGPPPQGEPR; translated from the coding sequence GTGACGGTTCCCGGCGCGATCCCTGATCCCGTCCCCGAGCCCCTGGCCGGCGCGGCGTCGGACCTTCCGGCCGGGCGGGTGCCGGGGACCGGGCCGGGGCCGATGCCGGTGTCGCGGGCCTACGGGCACTGCGAGCACGTCGTCCGCACCCGGGCGCGGAACTTCGCGTACGGCATCCGCCTGCTGCCCCCGCCGAAGCGGCGCGCGCTCAGCACCGTCTACGCCCTCGCCCGGCGGATCGACGACGTCGGCGACGAGGCCGGTCCCGTGGCCGAACGACTGGAGCGGCTGGAGCAGGAGCGCAGGCGGCTGCGCGCCCTCACGGCCCTGCCTGAATCCCCGGGGCCCGGCCTCACGGCCATCGGGCCGGTGCCCGCCGACGTGACGGCCGATCCCGTGATGGTGGCGCTGGGCGACGCCGCGGCGCGCTTCCCCCTTCCCCTTGAGGCGTTCGAGGAGCTCATCGACGGGTGCGCCGCCGACGTCGCCGGGGCGCGATACCGATGCCACGACGACCTGGTCGGCTACTGCCGGCAGGTGGCCGGGTCGATCGGGCGGCTGTCCCTCGGCGTGTTCGGCCTGGCCGGCGGCGCGCTCGCGAGTGACGGCGCGCGGGTGCTGCGGCGCGCGGCGGGCCGGGCGGACGCCCTCGGCGTGGCGCTGCAGCTCACGAACATCCTCAGGGATCTGCGGGAGGACCGCTGCGCCGACCGGATCTACCTGCCTGCCGACGACCTGCGCAGGTTCGGCTGCACGCTCGGGCTGGACGCGAGGGGAAGCTTCACGGACCCGCCCGAGCGGCTGGCCGGGCTGATCCGGTTCGAGGCCGCGCGGGCGCTCGGCTGGTACGCCGAGGGCATGCGGCTGATCCCGCTGCTCGACCGGCGCAGCGCCGCCTGCACCGCGGCGATGGCCGGCATCTACCGGCGCCTGCTGGGCCGGATCGCCGCCGACCCGGCCCGGGTCCTGGCCGGGCGGCTGTCCCTCGCGCCGTGGGTCAAGGCGATGGTCGCGGCACGCGCCCTCACGGGCGCGGCGCAGGGACCACCTCCACAGGGAGAGCCCCGATGA
- a CDS encoding MGDG synthase family glycosyltransferase — MTPPAAKVLIVSASMGAGHDGVAAELARRLAATGVRVAVVDVLALLPLRLGSALRWWYRTVMLRAPWLYALVYRIFFASRRAPSGRARGISPLTVVAAAGLNRVVRRLRPSLLVPVFHVAAQAAGHLRSRGRLAVPSVVVLTDFAAHRLWLHGGNDRYLCPDAATALAVTAATGRPAFRYAPIVRPGFAAQGAPEGAPGEAVHARLGLPDGDRIVLVGAGAWGVGRVVRTARALCRSGYGGRSGYGGRPGPGDGPESEPGTGRYVPVVLCGRSERLRRRLSRLFAGSPRPAGLALGWRDDLPGLLAGAYALVDNAAGLTCREAFAAGVPVVTCLPIPGHGRDGVLAMARAGVSVHVRRPAGLLRELDRLAPGSPARAALTTRAAALFAAEPAEALLLRFARPDGAAVTVSRLSPAAARAATAARCRTG, encoded by the coding sequence ATGACACCGCCGGCGGCGAAGGTGCTGATCGTCAGCGCGTCGATGGGGGCCGGTCACGACGGCGTGGCCGCCGAACTGGCCCGCCGTCTCGCCGCCACGGGCGTCCGGGTGGCGGTCGTGGACGTGCTCGCCCTGCTGCCGCTGCGGCTGGGCTCGGCCCTGCGCTGGTGGTACCGCACCGTGATGCTCCGGGCTCCGTGGCTGTACGCCCTCGTCTACCGGATCTTCTTCGCGTCGCGGCGGGCCCCCTCCGGGCGGGCTCGCGGGATCTCGCCGCTGACGGTCGTGGCGGCGGCCGGTCTGAACAGGGTGGTGCGCCGCCTGCGGCCCTCGCTGCTGGTGCCGGTCTTCCACGTCGCCGCCCAGGCCGCCGGGCACCTGCGGTCCCGGGGGCGGCTGGCGGTCCCCAGCGTGGTCGTGCTGACCGACTTCGCCGCGCACCGCCTCTGGCTGCACGGGGGCAACGACCGGTACCTGTGCCCCGACGCGGCCACCGCCCTCGCCGTGACGGCCGCCACCGGCCGCCCGGCCTTCCGGTACGCCCCGATCGTGCGGCCCGGGTTCGCCGCCCAGGGGGCGCCGGAAGGGGCGCCGGGGGAAGCGGTCCACGCCCGGCTGGGGCTGCCCGACGGCGACCGGATCGTGCTGGTCGGCGCGGGCGCGTGGGGAGTCGGCCGGGTCGTGCGGACGGCCCGCGCCCTGTGCCGCTCCGGATATGGGGGCCGCTCCGGATATGGGGGCCGCCCCGGACCCGGAGACGGGCCGGAGAGCGAGCCGGGGACCGGGCGGTATGTGCCCGTCGTGCTGTGCGGGCGGAGCGAGCGGCTGCGCCGCCGCCTCTCGCGCCTGTTCGCCGGGTCGCCGCGGCCGGCGGGCCTCGCCCTCGGCTGGCGCGACGACCTGCCCGGCCTGCTCGCCGGGGCCTATGCGCTGGTGGACAACGCCGCCGGGCTGACCTGCCGGGAGGCGTTCGCCGCCGGGGTGCCCGTCGTGACCTGCCTGCCGATCCCCGGCCACGGCCGGGACGGGGTGCTCGCGATGGCCCGGGCCGGGGTGAGTGTCCACGTCCGCCGGCCCGCCGGGCTGCTCCGGGAGCTCGACCGGCTCGCCCCCGGCTCGCCCGCCCGCGCCGCGCTGACCACCCGCGCGGCGGCGCTGTTCGCCGCGGAACCGGCGGAGGCCCTGCTGCTCCGCTTCGCGCGGCCGGACGGCGCGGCCGTCACGGTGTCCCGACTCTCTCCCGCAGCGGCGCGTGCCGCGACAGCAGCACGCTGCCGTACAGGATGA